Proteins encoded together in one Micromonospora kangleipakensis window:
- a CDS encoding lysoplasmalogenase: MRRGWLGAFGGAAAVELVGVAFDLTTMQWLAKPLLAPLLLGYLYSARRRVDPVAIGLVFATAGDVALLVPGRTAFLVGMGCFLVTQLSFLTAFVRYRRPPVPAVVAYLTLWAVANALLWEALGPLRLPVLGYSLTLSLMAAAAAGVSRRAAVGGALFLGSDLLIGLGAAGVTLPGQGLLVMATYIAALLLLTTAWVAAARAS; the protein is encoded by the coding sequence GTGAGGCGGGGCTGGCTCGGGGCGTTCGGGGGCGCCGCCGCCGTCGAGCTGGTCGGCGTCGCGTTCGACCTGACCACGATGCAGTGGCTGGCCAAGCCGCTGCTGGCGCCGCTGCTGCTGGGGTACCTGTACAGCGCCCGACGGCGGGTCGACCCGGTGGCGATCGGGCTGGTCTTCGCCACCGCCGGGGACGTGGCGCTGCTGGTGCCGGGGCGGACGGCGTTCCTGGTCGGGATGGGCTGCTTCCTGGTCACCCAGCTCTCGTTCCTGACCGCGTTCGTCCGGTACCGCCGGCCGCCGGTCCCGGCCGTGGTGGCGTACCTGACGCTCTGGGCGGTGGCCAACGCACTGCTGTGGGAGGCGCTGGGTCCGCTGCGACTGCCGGTGCTCGGCTACAGCCTGACACTGTCGCTGATGGCCGCCGCCGCTGCCGGGGTGTCCCGGCGCGCGGCGGTGGGCGGCGCGCTCTTCCTCGGCTCGGACCTGCTGATCGGGCTGGGGGCGGCCGGCGTCACGCTGCCCGGCCAGGGGCTGCTGGTGATGGCCACCTACATCGCGGCGTTACTGCTGCTCACCACCGCCTGGGTCGCGGCGGCGCGCGCCTCGTGA
- a CDS encoding sterol desaturase family protein: protein MIPAVLYAVPAFLLLIIVEALSYRFAPDDDERGYELRDTSTSLSMGLGSQVIGFPWKLATVGLYAGLWTLAPVHLSPGNWWTWVLLFFADDLAYYWFHRLHHEVRLLWASHVVHHSSVFYNLSTALRQSWTPMTSLPFWLALALLGIPPWMIFLQQSISLLYQFFLHTERVNVLPRPIEWVFNTPSHHRVHHGSNAEYLDRNYGGILIVWDRLFGSFEPERAAVRYGLTKNITTYNPLRVATHEYTAIWADARAASSWRHRLGYVFGRPGWQPAR, encoded by the coding sequence ATGATTCCCGCCGTGCTCTACGCCGTCCCGGCGTTCCTGCTGCTCATCATCGTCGAGGCCCTCTCCTACCGGTTCGCGCCGGACGACGACGAACGCGGCTACGAGCTGCGCGACACCAGCACCAGCCTCTCCATGGGCCTCGGCAGCCAGGTGATCGGCTTCCCGTGGAAGCTGGCCACCGTCGGGCTCTACGCCGGGCTCTGGACGCTCGCCCCCGTCCACCTCTCCCCCGGCAACTGGTGGACCTGGGTGCTGCTCTTCTTCGCCGACGACCTGGCCTACTACTGGTTCCACCGGCTGCACCACGAGGTACGACTGCTCTGGGCGAGCCACGTCGTGCACCACTCCAGCGTCTTCTACAACCTCTCCACCGCGCTGCGGCAGAGTTGGACGCCGATGACCTCGCTGCCGTTCTGGCTGGCCCTCGCCCTGCTCGGCATCCCGCCGTGGATGATCTTCCTCCAGCAGTCGATCAGCCTGCTCTACCAGTTCTTCCTGCACACCGAGCGGGTCAACGTGCTGCCCCGGCCGATCGAGTGGGTCTTCAACACCCCGTCGCACCACCGGGTCCACCACGGCTCCAACGCCGAATACCTGGACCGCAACTACGGCGGCATCCTGATCGTCTGGGACCGGCTCTTCGGCAGCTTCGAGCCGGAACGGGCCGCGGTCCGGTACGGGCTGACCAAGAACATCACGACCTACAACCCGCTGCGGGTGGCCACCCACGAGTACACGGCGATCTGGGCCGATGCCCGGGCAGCCAGCTCGTGGCGGCACCGCCTCGGCTACGTGTTCGGCCGGCCCGGCTGGCAGCCGGCCCGGTGA
- a CDS encoding RNA-guided endonuclease InsQ/TnpB family protein has protein sequence MKTTHTKRAFKYRFYPTEAQAAELSRTFGCVRKVYNLALAARAEAWSLRQERVSYNATSAMLTAWKKTEELAYLNDVSSVPLQQALRHLQTAFTNFFAKRARYPHFKSRKSARRSAEYTTSAFRFRDGELTLAKMAEPLHIVWSRPLPKDAKPSTVTVSQDAAGRWFVSLLCEDPTVRLLPTTDRAVGIDAGLDHLLTLSTGEKIANPRHERHERRDRARLARAQRELSRKAKDSANRDRARRKVAKVHARIADRRRDHLHKITTRLVRENQTIVIEDLTVQNLLKNHTLARAISDAAWREFRSLLEYKAQWYGRTVITVDRWFPSSKLCSTCGTVRDAMPLHVRTWTCACGATHDRDVNAARNILAAGLAVSACGADVRPQRETSRTRRSVTKQEGPRATVGIPVY, from the coding sequence ATGAAGACCACGCATACGAAGCGGGCGTTCAAGTACCGCTTCTATCCGACGGAGGCGCAGGCGGCCGAGCTGTCGCGCACGTTCGGCTGCGTGCGGAAGGTTTACAACCTCGCGCTGGCGGCGCGTGCCGAGGCGTGGTCGCTTCGGCAGGAGCGCGTCAGCTACAACGCCACGTCGGCGATGCTGACCGCCTGGAAAAAGACTGAGGAGCTGGCCTACCTCAACGACGTGTCCTCGGTTCCGCTTCAGCAGGCCCTGCGGCACCTTCAGACGGCCTTCACCAACTTCTTCGCCAAACGCGCGAGATACCCGCATTTCAAGTCCCGGAAAAGTGCGCGGAGGTCGGCGGAGTACACCACCAGCGCCTTCCGTTTCCGTGACGGTGAGCTGACGCTGGCTAAGATGGCGGAGCCGCTGCACATCGTGTGGTCCCGCCCTCTTCCCAAGGACGCGAAGCCGTCGACGGTTACCGTCTCTCAGGATGCGGCTGGGCGCTGGTTCGTGTCCCTGCTGTGCGAGGACCCGACCGTGCGGCTGCTCCCCACCACCGATCGGGCGGTCGGGATAGACGCCGGGCTTGACCATCTGCTGACCCTGTCGACCGGGGAGAAGATCGCCAACCCTCGGCATGAGCGGCATGAGCGGCGTGACCGGGCCCGGCTCGCCCGCGCCCAGCGGGAGCTGTCGCGAAAGGCCAAGGACTCGGCGAACCGGGACAGGGCCCGCCGCAAGGTCGCCAAGGTTCACGCTCGCATCGCCGACCGGCGACGCGACCACCTGCACAAGATCACTACTCGGCTCGTTCGTGAAAACCAAACGATCGTGATCGAGGACCTCACCGTTCAGAACCTGCTGAAAAACCACACACTCGCCCGCGCCATCAGCGACGCGGCGTGGCGCGAGTTCCGCAGCTTGCTGGAATACAAGGCCCAGTGGTACGGCCGCACGGTGATCACGGTCGACCGTTGGTTCCCCTCCTCCAAACTGTGCTCGACCTGCGGAACTGTGCGAGACGCGATGCCGTTGCACGTCCGCACCTGGACATGCGCCTGCGGCGCCACTCACGACCGCGACGTGAACGCCGCGCGGAACATTCTGGCCGCCGGGCTGGCGGTGTCGGCCTGTGGAGCTGATGTAAGACCTCAACGGGAGACCTCCCGGACGAGGCGGTCGGTGACGAAGCAGGAAGGCCCACGGGCGACCGTGGGAATCCCGGTCTATTAG
- the smpB gene encoding SsrA-binding protein SmpB, whose protein sequence is MSRDTGRKLVASNKKARHDYTILKTYEAGIVLAGTEVKSLREGRVSLVDAFAQERDGEIMLYGLHIAEYGFGTWTNHQPRRTRKLLLHRVEIARILEKLREGGGGLTLVPLSMYFADGWAKVELGLARGRKSYDKRQAMAERDANREIARELGRRLKGARRPAR, encoded by the coding sequence GTGTCCAGGGACACCGGGCGCAAGCTCGTCGCCTCGAACAAGAAGGCGCGCCACGACTACACGATCCTCAAGACCTACGAGGCGGGGATCGTGCTGGCCGGCACCGAGGTCAAGTCGCTGCGCGAGGGGCGGGTGTCGCTGGTCGACGCGTTCGCCCAGGAGCGCGACGGCGAAATCATGCTGTACGGGCTGCACATTGCCGAGTACGGCTTCGGCACCTGGACCAACCACCAGCCCCGGCGCACCCGCAAGCTGCTGCTGCACCGGGTGGAGATCGCCCGGATCCTGGAGAAGCTGCGCGAGGGCGGCGGCGGGCTGACCCTGGTGCCCCTGTCGATGTACTTCGCCGACGGCTGGGCCAAGGTCGAGCTGGGCCTGGCCCGGGGCCGCAAGTCGTACGACAAGCGGCAGGCCATGGCCGAGCGGGACGCCAACCGGGAGATCGCCCGGGAGCTGGGCCGACGCCTCAAGGGAGCCCGCCGGCCGGCCCGGTGA